In the Staphylococcus sp. IVB6240 genome, one interval contains:
- a CDS encoding GAF domain-containing sensor histidine kinase encodes MEKPTRLALLKEIAEFLNEETELQSMMDGALDYLIDGSDFTTGWIFFIDEAGEHTLVAHRSLPKALTNHQCKYMVEGTCWCVQSYHNKKLTKASNIINCSRINLASREFATETEDITHHATVPLKSGTEQFGLLNVATPHTDHYSDEDLELLESVAFQIGSAIKRIDLTNQEKEAARINERNRLARDLHDSVNQMLFSLKLTAHAAGQMAQDDVSKRAFSQIEMTSQNAVNEMRALIWQLKPVGLEKGLVHALKQYAELIGIDIHVSVSGLIDLENKIETNVYRIVQEAMNNTKKHAGTDEIFVSFSQDDEKFEMTIKDNGIGFDPAAVDERAHHGLLNIKQRVKILKGQLTISNNEGTTLYVKVPYKHHSWEEM; translated from the coding sequence ATGGAGAAACCAACACGACTTGCATTATTAAAAGAAATTGCCGAGTTTTTAAACGAAGAGACCGAGTTGCAGTCGATGATGGATGGTGCCCTCGATTATTTAATTGATGGTAGCGATTTTACGACTGGCTGGATTTTCTTTATTGATGAAGCTGGGGAACATACGCTAGTGGCACATCGCTCTTTACCTAAAGCATTAACCAATCATCAATGCAAGTATATGGTAGAGGGCACTTGTTGGTGTGTCCAATCGTATCATAATAAGAAGTTAACGAAGGCTTCGAATATTATCAATTGCTCTCGTATCAATTTAGCAAGTCGTGAATTTGCGACAGAAACTGAAGACATTACACATCATGCGACGGTGCCATTAAAATCAGGAACAGAACAATTTGGACTTTTAAATGTCGCAACACCTCATACGGATCATTATAGTGATGAAGATTTAGAATTATTAGAGTCTGTTGCTTTTCAAATTGGTTCTGCGATAAAACGTATTGATTTAACGAATCAGGAAAAAGAAGCGGCACGCATTAATGAACGCAATCGTTTGGCGCGTGATTTGCACGATTCTGTTAACCAAATGTTGTTTTCATTGAAGTTAACAGCACATGCGGCAGGACAAATGGCACAAGATGATGTATCAAAACGCGCATTTTCACAAATAGAAATGACCAGTCAAAATGCGGTAAATGAGATGCGAGCATTGATATGGCAACTGAAGCCAGTGGGACTGGAAAAAGGTCTGGTACATGCTTTGAAACAATATGCTGAATTAATTGGTATTGATATACATGTGTCTGTTTCAGGTCTGATTGACTTAGAAAATAAAATTGAGACCAATGTTTACCGAATTGTACAAGAAGCTATGAATAATACAAAAAAACATGCAGGAACAGATGAAATCTTTGTATCATTTTCCCAAGATGATGAAAAATTTGAAATGACCATTAAAGATAACGGGATAGGTTTTGATCCTGCAGCTGTTGATGAACGTGCGCACCATGGCTTATTAAACATCAAACAGCGTGTTAAAATTTTAAAAGGGCAATTGACCATTTCAAATAATGAAGGAACGACGTTGTATGTGAAAGTCCCATACAAACATCATAGTTGGGAGGAGATGTAA
- a CDS encoding RluA family pseudouridine synthase, which translates to MKIFIPQQFDNMTLRAMFQSLKLPKKELHQLNMSKEITINDASANLNTTVHTGDTVVLPDTNAESQYLPSYRYANIVYEDDYLAVVLKPKGVKTHPNDLKESNTLMNHVIYTLNCPYVEPIHRLDQETVGLLIVAKNPLVKKILDRMLEDNEIHRIYRAQVKSLLPIKPQTIDMPIGKDKFHPNKRRVSPTGQHAVTHIIDSEMLKEGVCQLYVKLDTGRTHQIRVHLAEIGHPVLGDPLYSDATLRQLKLESYKIEFVHPFTQETISVSLDDVE; encoded by the coding sequence ATGAAGATATTTATCCCTCAACAATTTGACAACATGACATTAAGAGCCATGTTTCAATCTTTAAAATTACCAAAAAAAGAACTACATCAATTGAACATGTCTAAAGAAATTACCATTAATGATGCATCAGCGAATTTAAACACGACTGTGCATACAGGCGATACAGTGGTATTACCGGATACAAATGCTGAAAGTCAATACCTACCAAGTTATCGCTATGCAAATATCGTTTACGAAGATGACTATTTGGCTGTTGTATTGAAACCAAAAGGTGTAAAGACACATCCGAACGACTTAAAAGAAAGCAATACGTTGATGAATCACGTGATTTATACATTGAATTGTCCATATGTAGAACCAATTCACCGTTTAGACCAGGAAACAGTTGGTTTGCTTATCGTGGCAAAAAATCCATTGGTTAAAAAGATTTTAGACCGCATGTTAGAAGATAACGAAATTCACCGTATCTACCGTGCACAAGTCAAAAGTCTTTTACCAATTAAACCGCAAACGATTGATATGCCGATTGGTAAGGATAAGTTCCATCCTAATAAACGTCGTGTATCTCCCACAGGTCAACATGCTGTTACACATATCATCGACTCGGAAATGTTGAAAGAAGGCGTCTGCCAGCTATACGTTAAGTTAGACACTGGCCGTACACATCAAATTCGTGTACACCTCGCAGAAATTGGGCATCCTGTTCTAGGTGACCCACTTTATAGCGATGCAACATTACGTCAATTAAAACTTGAAAGTTACAAAATTGAATTCGTCCATCCATTCACACAAGAAACCATTTCTGTATCATTGGATGATGTAGAATAA
- a CDS encoding RNA degradosome polyphosphate kinase, with translation MTNNNLKIDINDPSFYNNREVSWLDFNYRVLQEACDKSNPLLERLNFIAIGSSNLDEFFMVRVAGLKDQVKMGYDKPENKSQLTPSEQLKAIERKNRKNVAFQYHRYNELIDELKAYDVFLTKPDELSDTLIERLETIFLNEILPTLTPLGIDAYRPFPKLNNKTLNIFVDVDTGNEVNSAIVQIPTLLDRFTTINEGNKQYIILIEDIITFFMGYLFRGYEILNTYTFRITRNADLMIHEDGAEDLLIEIERFLKERKSGAAVRLEIDNRGQEDLEMDWLIDTLELSHEDVYYTDGPLDLTMVFELVGHLSNKLKDLKYPRYTPQVPQSLGDHNVYDLALKRDIFFHHPYESFDPIVDFIKEASEDPNTMAIKQTLYRVSSDSPIIEALKNAAENGKQVTVLVELKARFDEENNVHWARMLEDAGCHVMYGMTHLKTHSKITLVVKRINGELVPFVHLGTGNYNDKTAKLYTDMGIITTNKKIAQDAMNFFNYLSGYSIKPDYQELIVAPYEIRDLFIERIDEEIESHKKYGNGKMMMKMNSLTDKALITKLFEASQAGVKVQLIIRGICCLKPGIPGVSDNIEVVSIVGRLLEHSRIYYFQNNGNARIYLSSADMMTRNMIKRVEILFPVLDKQIAERLVDYMNLQLSDNQKGRYQDRYGVYHYVENALEPLNAQEYLMEEAMTYGIKLKKDNIVETGQPVKAATGWVNRFRNKLKR, from the coding sequence GTGACAAATAATAATTTGAAAATTGATATTAATGATCCTAGTTTTTATAACAATAGAGAAGTAAGTTGGCTCGATTTCAATTATCGTGTCCTACAAGAAGCATGTGATAAATCAAATCCTTTGTTAGAAAGACTCAATTTTATTGCAATCGGCAGTTCAAACTTAGATGAATTTTTTATGGTGCGTGTGGCAGGTCTTAAAGACCAGGTAAAGATGGGATATGACAAACCAGAAAATAAGTCTCAGCTGACACCTTCTGAACAATTAAAAGCGATAGAACGTAAAAATCGTAAAAACGTTGCCTTTCAATATCATCGTTATAATGAATTAATAGATGAATTAAAAGCATATGATGTTTTTCTAACGAAGCCTGATGAATTAAGCGATACTCTGATTGAACGTTTGGAAACAATTTTCTTAAATGAAATTTTACCAACACTTACTCCATTAGGGATTGATGCGTATCGTCCATTTCCTAAATTGAACAATAAAACGTTAAATATATTTGTTGATGTCGATACGGGGAATGAAGTCAACTCAGCGATTGTTCAAATTCCAACGTTGCTCGATCGTTTTACGACAATCAATGAAGGTAATAAGCAATACATCATCTTAATTGAAGATATTATCACATTCTTCATGGGATATTTATTTAGAGGCTATGAAATTCTGAACACATATACTTTTAGAATTACAAGAAATGCGGACCTAATGATTCATGAAGATGGTGCAGAAGATTTACTTATTGAGATTGAACGCTTTTTGAAAGAACGAAAAAGTGGTGCAGCTGTACGTTTAGAAATTGATAATCGTGGTCAAGAAGACCTGGAGATGGATTGGTTGATAGACACATTAGAGCTTTCACATGAAGATGTGTACTATACAGATGGTCCGCTTGATTTAACGATGGTATTTGAACTTGTTGGCCATTTATCTAATAAACTTAAAGATTTAAAATACCCACGATACACACCACAAGTTCCACAATCGTTAGGTGACCACAACGTCTATGATTTAGCGTTGAAACGTGATATTTTCTTCCATCATCCATACGAGTCATTTGATCCAATTGTTGACTTTATTAAAGAAGCATCAGAAGATCCGAATACAATGGCCATTAAACAAACGTTATATCGTGTAAGTAGTGATTCGCCAATTATTGAAGCATTAAAAAATGCGGCAGAAAACGGCAAACAAGTCACAGTGCTTGTTGAATTAAAAGCACGTTTCGATGAAGAAAATAATGTCCACTGGGCACGTATGTTAGAAGATGCGGGATGCCATGTGATGTATGGTATGACACACTTAAAAACACACAGTAAAATCACATTAGTTGTCAAACGTATCAATGGTGAGCTTGTACCATTCGTCCATTTAGGTACCGGAAACTACAACGATAAAACGGCGAAGCTTTATACAGATATGGGAATCATCACAACAAATAAGAAAATTGCACAAGATGCGATGAACTTCTTTAATTATTTAAGTGGTTATTCGATCAAACCAGATTATCAAGAATTAATTGTCGCACCATATGAAATTCGTGATTTATTCATTGAACGTATTGATGAAGAAATAGAGAGTCATAAGAAATATGGTAATGGTAAGATGATGATGAAGATGAACTCACTAACAGACAAAGCACTCATTACAAAGCTTTTTGAAGCATCACAAGCAGGTGTGAAAGTTCAATTAATCATCAGAGGCATTTGTTGTTTAAAACCCGGTATTCCAGGCGTGAGCGATAATATCGAAGTGGTGAGTATCGTTGGCCGTTTACTAGAACATTCACGTATTTATTACTTCCAAAACAATGGAAATGCGCGTATTTACTTATCTTCTGCAGACATGATGACGCGTAATATGATTAAGCGTGTTGAAATTTTATTCCCAGTCTTGGATAAACAAATTGCTGAACGTTTGGTTGATTACATGAACTTACAATTATCAGACAACCAAAAAGGCCGTTACCAAGATCGCTACGGTGTGTATCATTATGTAGAAAATGCACTTGAACCACTAAATGCACAGGAATATTTAATGGAAGAAGCCATGACATATGGTATTAAACTAAAAAAAGATAACATTGTTGAAACAGGGCAACCTGTGAAAGCCGCGACAGGCTGGGTCAATCGATTTCGCAATAAGTTAAAACGATAA
- the ppx gene encoding exopolyphosphatase, translating into MERNGLIDIGSNTIRLVIFEFDHDTGLNEIQNIKTPARLSQYLDDAGHMQEEGIHVLITALQSFKKVAEAFHVSSLYPIATAAIRQSTNREAILEAVKNKVGIDVILILEEDEAFYGSYAVTHTTDIQDGVTVDIGGGSTELTYFKNKKIKHAISFPFGVVTLTRMFFDGKPHNDKEALKKMEKFLKKSFSKAEWIVDKKVTLIGIGGSARNCARIHQSLRQYPIAGVHGYTMGQDDLSQVYETLKSYSRDELANLDGLSRDRMDIIVPAVVVFNVLYDMIQATSFTFSRKGIREGFIMHQIAKSKLGEFKKEQVQQDALRHLANEYKIEPTGALQRQKLAEELLEQLEVQGKLSVDTVVKQRFLQAAYLYYLGKFIDSDSSSQHTYYIIANSSINGLSHKERVRLALLTSFKNKSLLKQYSDETQWFTEDEVNEIQALGGIIKFVNALNISNTNTVNQLSLNIDSEPYELSVYYQGEPIAEIYQSNRQKKHIEKILKNKLDIQFIKK; encoded by the coding sequence ATGGAGCGCAATGGTTTAATTGATATTGGATCAAATACGATACGTCTTGTTATTTTTGAGTTTGATCATGATACAGGACTGAATGAGATTCAAAATATAAAAACACCTGCACGTCTAAGTCAATACTTAGACGATGCAGGACATATGCAAGAAGAAGGGATTCACGTCTTAATAACGGCGCTACAAAGTTTTAAAAAAGTGGCAGAAGCATTTCATGTGTCTTCACTTTATCCGATTGCCACTGCTGCAATTCGTCAGTCAACGAATCGAGAGGCTATTTTGGAAGCTGTTAAAAATAAAGTCGGTATTGATGTGATTTTAATCCTTGAAGAAGATGAGGCGTTTTATGGTTCTTATGCCGTAACACATACTACTGATATTCAAGATGGTGTCACTGTCGATATCGGTGGTGGTTCTACGGAATTAACCTATTTTAAAAATAAAAAAATAAAACATGCGATTAGTTTCCCATTTGGTGTTGTGACATTAACGCGTATGTTCTTTGATGGTAAACCACACAATGATAAAGAAGCACTTAAGAAAATGGAAAAGTTTCTCAAAAAATCATTTAGTAAGGCAGAATGGATTGTTGATAAAAAAGTGACATTAATTGGTATTGGTGGTTCAGCACGTAACTGTGCACGTATTCATCAATCTTTACGACAATATCCAATTGCTGGTGTTCATGGCTATACAATGGGGCAAGATGATCTATCACAAGTATATGAGACGTTAAAATCTTATTCTCGAGATGAATTGGCCAATTTGGATGGTCTAAGTCGAGATCGTATGGACATCATCGTGCCTGCTGTTGTCGTCTTTAACGTGTTATATGACATGATTCAAGCGACGTCATTTACATTTTCACGTAAAGGGATTCGTGAAGGTTTCATCATGCATCAAATTGCCAAGTCTAAACTTGGAGAATTTAAAAAAGAACAGGTACAACAAGATGCGTTACGTCATTTAGCCAATGAATACAAAATTGAACCAACTGGTGCATTACAGCGACAAAAACTAGCGGAAGAATTGTTGGAACAACTTGAAGTACAGGGGAAACTAAGCGTAGATACAGTTGTGAAACAGCGGTTTTTACAAGCAGCTTATCTTTATTATTTAGGAAAGTTCATTGATTCAGATTCTAGTTCTCAACATACGTATTACATTATTGCGAATTCAAGTATTAATGGTTTGTCTCATAAAGAGCGTGTTCGACTTGCGTTATTAACAAGTTTCAAGAACAAATCCTTATTGAAACAATATAGTGACGAAACGCAATGGTTTACTGAAGATGAAGTGAATGAAATTCAAGCACTGGGGGGTATTATTAAGTTTGTGAATGCATTAAATATTTCAAATACAAATACCGTTAACCAGCTCAGCTTAAATATTGATTCAGAACCGTATGAGTTGAGTGTGTATTATCAAGGTGAACCCATTGCAGAGATTTATCAATCAAATCGCCAAAAGAAACATATTGAAAAAATCTTAAAAAATAAGTTGGACATCCAATTTATAAAAAAATAG
- the fumC gene encoding class II fumarate hydratase, with amino-acid sequence MSVRIEHDTFGEIEVPGDKYWGAQTQRSKQNFPVGKEKMPIEVVYGFAQLKRAAAIANNELGKLSDAKKEAIVYACDRILAGELDEHFPLVVWQTGSGTQSNMNVNEVVSFVANEYLSEKGSDEKIHPNDDVNKSQSSNDTFPTAMHVALYHEIEQKLVPALKGLRDTFLKKEEAYQDIIKIGRTHLQDATPITLGEEISGWRYMLDVCEQLLTESKKHILNLAIGGTAVGTGINAHPEFGDKVAANISKNTGYPFVSSPNKFHALTAHDEVVQLHGTLKALAGDLMKIANDVRWLASGPRAGLAEISIPENEPGSSIMPGKVNPTQCEMLTMVAVQVMGNDTVVGISSSQGNFELNVFKPVILHNTLQSIYLLADGMNTFNENCAVGIEPIESHIDNYLNQSLMLVTALNPHIGYENAASIAKKAHKEGLTLKEAAIQSGHLTEEQFEEWIRPADMVHPK; translated from the coding sequence ATGTCAGTAAGAATTGAACACGATACATTTGGAGAAATCGAAGTACCAGGAGATAAATATTGGGGTGCGCAAACACAGCGTAGTAAGCAAAACTTCCCTGTTGGTAAAGAGAAAATGCCAATCGAAGTCGTATATGGTTTTGCACAACTAAAACGTGCAGCTGCGATTGCAAACAACGAATTAGGTAAGTTAAGCGATGCCAAAAAGGAAGCGATCGTTTATGCATGTGATCGTATCTTAGCAGGTGAATTAGATGAACACTTCCCATTAGTTGTATGGCAAACAGGTAGTGGTACACAAAGTAATATGAACGTAAACGAAGTAGTTAGCTTTGTTGCGAATGAATATTTATCAGAAAAGGGTAGCGATGAAAAAATTCACCCAAATGATGACGTCAACAAATCACAAAGCTCTAATGATACATTCCCAACAGCGATGCACGTTGCGTTGTATCATGAAATTGAACAAAAGTTAGTTCCTGCATTAAAAGGTTTACGTGATACGTTCCTTAAAAAAGAAGAAGCATATCAAGATATTATTAAAATTGGACGTACGCACTTACAAGATGCAACACCAATTACACTTGGCGAAGAAATCAGTGGTTGGCGCTACATGCTAGACGTATGTGAACAACTGCTTACAGAGTCTAAAAAACATATTTTGAATTTAGCAATTGGTGGAACAGCTGTAGGAACAGGTATTAATGCACATCCAGAATTTGGTGACAAAGTAGCAGCAAATATTTCAAAAAATACAGGTTATCCTTTTGTGTCTTCACCTAACAAATTCCATGCATTAACAGCGCATGATGAAGTGGTGCAATTACACGGAACGTTAAAAGCACTTGCAGGTGACTTAATGAAGATTGCAAATGACGTAAGATGGTTAGCTTCAGGTCCACGTGCTGGTTTAGCAGAAATTTCAATTCCTGAAAATGAGCCAGGTTCATCAATCATGCCGGGTAAAGTCAACCCAACACAATGTGAAATGTTAACGATGGTTGCTGTACAAGTTATGGGTAATGATACAGTTGTAGGTATTTCAAGTTCACAAGGTAACTTTGAATTAAACGTATTTAAACCAGTCATCTTGCATAACACATTACAGTCTATTTACTTATTAGCAGATGGTATGAACACATTTAATGAAAATTGTGCAGTAGGTATTGAACCAATCGAATCACATATCGATAACTACTTAAATCAATCATTGATGCTTGTAACAGCATTAAACCCACATATCGGTTATGAAAATGCAGCATCAATTGCGAAAAAAGCACATAAAGAAGGATTAACATTGAAAGAAGCGGCAATTCAATCAGGTCACCTCACTGAAGAACAGTTTGAAGAATGGATTCGCCCTGCTGATATGGTTCACCCTAAATAA
- a CDS encoding SAS053 family protein, producing the protein MNKQENEHGMVDSFDEVVELGKEMEQISEENDEEKYEQSHEEAVRSDRETDE; encoded by the coding sequence ATGAATAAACAAGAAAATGAACATGGCATGGTTGACAGCTTTGATGAAGTTGTTGAGTTAGGTAAAGAGATGGAACAAATCTCTGAAGAAAATGATGAAGAAAAGTATGAACAGTCACACGAGGAAGCGGTTCGTAGTGATCGTGAGACTGACGAATAA
- a CDS encoding glucosamine-6-phosphate isomerase, with product MAMNFKIFKDQNTAATFVADILRKQFSNNPTTIAGIHLKNDDAPVNGALQINVENNPVDFSQIHILDYDKNDAYFKALGVPEKQIHEIPEDEKVEAFIKHHAKTKENKGKLTLQVVTIDTDGSIGIPMNDAVLTAREIVLVLTGAEKAEVVRKLYEENGSTTFVPSSLKSHRMVNVVLDEAAAQGLPEDVRAYFSARFA from the coding sequence ATGGCAATGAACTTTAAAATTTTCAAAGATCAAAACACAGCTGCAACATTTGTAGCAGATATTTTAAGAAAACAATTTAGCAATAATCCAACAACAATTGCAGGGATTCATTTAAAAAATGATGATGCACCGGTTAATGGCGCTTTACAAATTAATGTTGAAAATAATCCGGTAGATTTTAGTCAAATTCACATTTTAGACTATGATAAAAATGATGCATATTTTAAAGCATTAGGTGTACCTGAGAAACAAATTCACGAAATCCCAGAAGATGAAAAAGTAGAAGCATTCATCAAGCATCATGCAAAAACAAAAGAAAATAAAGGTAAGCTAACGTTACAAGTCGTGACAATTGATACAGATGGAAGTATTGGTATTCCAATGAATGATGCTGTGTTAACGGCACGTGAAATCGTTCTTGTATTAACAGGTGCTGAAAAAGCTGAAGTGGTACGTAAGTTATACGAAGAAAACGGCAGTACAACATTTGTCCCATCAAGTTTAAAATCTCATCGTATGGTCAATGTTGTTTTAGATGAAGCAGCAGCACAAGGCTTACCAGAAGATGTTAGAGCTTATTTCTCAGCACGTTTTGCATAA
- the nagA gene encoding N-acetylglucosamine-6-phosphate deacetylase: MTEMYVIQGGSIYTEDGMIEDGHIIVKGNQIHQIKHFPYEGPLEVIDATGQHILPGFIDIHIHGGYGQDVMDASTEGLKVLSEGLLSEGTTSYLATTMTQSEAAIHSALEAVSKYVNQAQDSAKPAAEILGVHLEGPFISEHKVGAQNPVFVQRPSVEQVNDFQKTANGLIKIMTYAPEVEGAEETLKELSNEIIFSMGHTVATFEQANEAVKLGAKHVTHLYNAATPFAHREPGVFGAAWTNPFLHTELIVDGVHAHPAAVDVAYRMKGNQAFYLITDAMRAKGLQDGTYDLGGQDVIVKGKEARLASGALAGSILKMNDGLRNLMDFTGATLEDLWRVTSYNQAKALNILSHKGSLTEGKDADIVIVNDHIDVLTTIKSGYVVNNTDE; encoded by the coding sequence ATGACTGAGATGTACGTCATACAAGGTGGATCTATTTATACAGAAGATGGTATGATAGAAGACGGTCACATCATTGTCAAAGGAAATCAAATTCATCAAATCAAACACTTTCCATATGAAGGGCCTTTAGAGGTGATAGATGCGACAGGACAACACATTTTACCTGGTTTCATTGATATTCATATTCATGGTGGATATGGACAGGATGTGATGGATGCGTCGACTGAGGGATTAAAAGTGCTTTCTGAAGGTTTATTATCAGAAGGAACAACAAGTTATCTTGCGACTACGATGACCCAATCTGAAGCAGCAATTCATTCTGCATTGGAAGCTGTATCAAAATATGTAAATCAAGCTCAAGACTCAGCGAAACCAGCTGCTGAAATTCTTGGTGTTCATTTGGAAGGACCGTTTATTTCTGAACATAAAGTGGGCGCACAAAACCCAGTATTTGTTCAACGTCCATCTGTTGAGCAGGTGAATGATTTTCAAAAAACAGCAAATGGATTAATTAAAATCATGACTTATGCGCCAGAAGTGGAAGGTGCTGAAGAAACGTTAAAAGAGCTGAGCAATGAAATTATCTTTTCAATGGGGCATACAGTTGCAACGTTTGAACAAGCAAATGAAGCGGTCAAATTAGGCGCAAAACATGTGACTCATTTATATAATGCGGCGACACCATTTGCACATAGAGAACCAGGTGTATTTGGAGCAGCGTGGACTAACCCATTTTTACATACAGAATTAATTGTAGATGGGGTTCATGCACACCCAGCTGCTGTTGATGTGGCCTATCGAATGAAAGGTAATCAGGCGTTTTATCTGATTACAGATGCCATGCGTGCGAAAGGTTTACAAGATGGTACGTATGATCTCGGTGGACAAGATGTCATTGTTAAAGGGAAAGAAGCACGTTTAGCAAGTGGTGCCTTAGCCGGCAGTATTTTAAAAATGAATGACGGTTTACGCAACTTAATGGACTTTACGGGTGCAACTTTAGAAGATTTATGGCGAGTAACAAGTTATAATCAAGCTAAGGCGTTGAATATACTATCTCATAAAGGAAGTTTGACAGAAGGCAAAGATGCCGATATTGTTATTGTGAATGACCATATTGATGTTTTAACAACGATTAAATCAGGGTATGTAGTGAATAATACGGACGAATAG
- the trmL gene encoding tRNA (uridine(34)/cytosine(34)/5-carboxymethylaminomethyluridine(34)-2'-O)-methyltransferase TrmL — protein sequence MTIHVVLYQPEIPANTGNIARTCAATDTKLHLIRPLGFSTDDKMLRRAGLDYWKFVDITYYDSIEEFFEKTNGTYYLLTKFGSKNHTSLDFSDRDKDHYFIFGKETTGLPSWVKDKYENTALRIPMNENVRALNLSNTAAILIYEALRQQDYPGLQ from the coding sequence ATGACAATTCACGTTGTGTTATATCAACCTGAAATCCCAGCAAACACTGGGAATATCGCACGTACATGTGCAGCAACAGATACAAAATTACATTTAATTCGACCACTTGGATTCAGTACGGATGATAAGATGTTACGTCGTGCAGGATTAGATTATTGGAAATTTGTTGATATCACGTATTACGACAGTATTGAAGAATTCTTTGAAAAAACGAATGGTACCTATTATTTATTAACAAAATTTGGTTCTAAAAATCATACATCATTAGATTTTTCAGATAGAGATAAGGATCATTACTTTATTTTTGGTAAGGAAACAACTGGCTTACCAAGTTGGGTTAAAGATAAGTATGAAAATACAGCATTGCGCATACCGATGAATGAAAATGTACGCGCATTAAACTTATCTAATACTGCAGCAATTTTAATTTATGAAGCATTACGTCAACAAGATTATCCAGGATTACAATAA
- the queG gene encoding tRNA epoxyqueuosine(34) reductase QueG: MDVSQLKADVIDYAHSIGIDSIGFTTADPFDELKQKLVEYHEKGYASGFEPTDIEMRTNPKLSMSSARSIIAIAVGYPNRLPDAPKSKRGDRRGIFARASWGQDYHSIMRKRLDALSAYIKERVPDAGMMSMVDTGVLSDRAVAERAGLGYTGRNGFVINPDLGTWTYLGEMLVSIPFPPDDPIMDSCGDCTICIDRCPTGALVGDGQLNSQKCVSFLTQTKGYMPDQYRYKIGNRLYGCDTCQQVCPRNRGINTQQDDIILEPEILKPRLIPLLKMSNKEFKETYGHLAGAWRGKKPIQRNAMLALAHFKEREAIPELKDVAENDPRPMIRATAYWAIGQILEDEAEDYIMSRYDSEIEEVQVEMKKGLETRRTV, from the coding sequence ATGGATGTTTCACAGTTGAAAGCAGATGTAATTGACTATGCACATTCAATTGGTATTGATAGTATTGGCTTTACAACTGCTGACCCATTTGATGAGTTGAAACAAAAGCTGGTTGAATATCATGAGAAGGGCTATGCGTCAGGTTTTGAACCTACAGATATTGAGATGAGAACGAACCCTAAGTTATCGATGTCTTCAGCGCGTTCGATTATTGCGATTGCAGTGGGTTATCCCAATCGATTACCGGATGCCCCGAAAAGTAAACGTGGTGACCGCCGCGGTATTTTTGCACGTGCATCATGGGGTCAAGACTATCACAGTATTATGCGTAAGCGTTTGGATGCGTTAAGTGCTTATATAAAAGAACGTGTCCCTGATGCTGGGATGATGTCAATGGTAGATACAGGGGTCTTGTCTGATCGTGCAGTGGCTGAACGCGCTGGACTTGGTTATACAGGACGTAATGGATTTGTCATTAACCCAGATTTAGGGACTTGGACCTATTTAGGTGAAATGCTTGTAAGTATTCCATTCCCTCCAGACGATCCGATTATGGATAGTTGTGGAGACTGTACCATTTGTATAGATCGTTGTCCGACTGGAGCATTGGTGGGAGATGGGCAATTAAATAGTCAAAAGTGTGTAAGCTTTCTAACTCAGACGAAAGGTTATATGCCTGATCAATATCGCTATAAAATCGGCAATCGACTTTATGGATGTGATACGTGTCAGCAGGTTTGTCCAAGAAATAGAGGCATCAATACACAACAGGATGATATTATATTAGAACCTGAAATATTGAAGCCACGTTTGATTCCATTATTAAAAATGAGCAATAAGGAATTTAAAGAAACATATGGTCATCTTGCAGGCGCATGGCGAGGCAAGAAACCCATTCAACGCAATGCGATGTTAGCACTGGCACACTTTAAAGAAAGAGAAGCAATTCCTGAACTTAAAGATGTCGCAGAAAATGATCCAAGACCGATGATACGTGCAACAGCTTATTGGGCAATTGGGCAAATTTTGGAAGATGAAGCGGAAGACTATATTATGTCACGGTATGACTCAGAAATTGAAGAAGTACAAGTTGAAATGAAAAAGGGACTAGAAACGAGGAGAACAGTATAA